Proteins found in one Scomber scombrus chromosome 15, fScoSco1.1, whole genome shotgun sequence genomic segment:
- the LOC133994977 gene encoding carnitine O-acetyltransferase-like encodes MLGICTRTVVKVGMVRPIGLVKSCHLVKPVSATLVTGRYLTQQEGLPRQLLPTLQQTCERYVTTLEAILEGDELKRAKQLVEDFQKPGGVGERLQGSLEKKASNTENWLGCAAKTIEDVLDLNEKMNTGTLPVEYVRGIPLCMKQYYRVLSSCRIPGPERDSLVFYSKTDPKYITVAHNCEFFVLDVYNSDGTQLTTDQLCVQLDRICKASPQPSMDPVGILTTQYRKTWNKAYINLMKDETNRESVSAIQRSIFTLCLDRAMLQVSDESSDITGTKQMVHGGGSQCNSGNRWFDKSLQLIIGEDGSCGGNALHVAADGTVIRVFGDAVAACLKDPETIRSAMEPSPTDIKEAESLPMPQKLHFSITPEIKKDIEEAKQNMDILAQDVDLIIQVFDHFGKDVPKAYKLSPDAFIQMAIQLGYYRMYQRCGTVYEANSMRMFRGGRIDGICATSSASAAFVKGFDDPTKQVTEKMDLLVKSIKAHNALTKMAMSGHSIDGHMFTLKDLAVEENITIPEIFKDTSFNKAFDYNVYTSQVTLENESLPVTNLDDPNGYCVCYSVTSNYVGFVVTALNSCKETSATQLIQSIENALLDIRTLLEQSQSV; translated from the exons ATGTTGGGAATTTGCACCAGAACTGTG GTAAAGGTGGGGATGGTGAGACCCATTGGTTTGGTGAAATCTTGTCACTTGGTGAAGCCTGTATCAGCGACTCTGGTCACTGGCAGGTACCTGACCCAGCAGGAGGGACTGCCCCGTCAGCTTCTCCCCACTCTACAGCAGACCTGTGAGCGCTACGTCACCACCCTGGAGGCCATCTTGGAGGGGGACGAGCTAAAGCGAGCGAAACAGCTGGTGGAAGACTTTCAGAAACCAGGAGGGGTCGGAGAGAGACTGCAGGGAAGCCTGGAGAAGAAAGCGAGCAACACTGAGAACTGG CTAGG GTGTGCTGCCAAAACAATAGAAGATGTTTTGGATCTTAATGAAAAGATGAACAC TGGTACACTACCAGTTGAATATGTCAGAGGGATTCCCTTGTGTATGAAACAGTACTACCGGGTGCTGTCATCCTGCCGCATCCCTGGTCCAGAGAGGGACTCGCTGGTTTTCTATTCCAAGACCGACCCAAAATACATCACTGTAGCACACAACTGTGAG TTCTTTGTGCTGGACGTGTACAACAGTGATGGTACTCAACTGACAACCGATCAGCTCTGTGTTCAACTGGACAGGATCTGCAAAGCTTCACCACAGCCCAGCATGGATCCTGTTGGCATCCTGACCACCCAATATCGCAAGACCTGGAACAAGGCCTACATTAACTTAATGAAGG ATGAGACCAACAGAGAATCAGTGTCAGCCATTCAAAGGAGCATCTTCACACTGTGTTTGGATAGAGCGATGCTTCAGGTGTCTGATGAGTCGAGTGACATCACTGGTACCAAACAGATGGTGCACGGAGGAGGCAGCCAGTGTAACAGTGGCAACCGTTGGTTTGACAAATCACTACAG CTTATTATTGGAGAAGACGGGTCATGTGGTGGGAATGCCTTGCATGTCGCTGCTGATGGTACAGTCATAAGAGTCTTTGGGGATGCTGTGGCAGCATGCCT GAAGGACCCAGAGACGATACGGTCTGCCATGGAGCCTTCACCCACAGACAT AAAGGAGGCAGAGTCTTTGCCGATGCCACAGAAACTACACTTCAGCATCACACCTGAGATCAAGAAGGACATTGAGGAGGCCAAGCAGAACATGGACAT ATTGGCCCAAGACGTGGATCTGATAATTCAGGTatttgaccactttggaaaagATGTCCCAAAGGCCTACAAACTGAGCCCCGATGCTTTCATACAGATGGCAATACAGCTGGGCTACTACAG GATGTACCAGCGGTGTGGTACAGTGTATGAAGCTAACTCCATGCGTATGTTCAGAGGGGGCCGGATAGATGGAATCTGTGCGACCTCAAGTGCCTCAGCTGCCTTTGTCAAGGGCTTTGATGATCCTACAAAACAG GTCACAGAGAAGATGGATTTATTGGTGAAATCTATAAAAGCACACAATGCATTAACTAAAATG GCAATGAGTGGACACAGCATAGATGGACACATGTTTACTCTTAAAGATCTGGCTGTTGAGGAGAACATCACCATACCAGAAATCTTCAAAGACACCTCCTTCAATAAAGCCTTTGACTACAACGTCTATACAAGTCAG GTAACGCTAGAGAATGaatctctgccagttactaaCCTTGATGACCCCAATGGATACTGTGTGTGCTACAGTGTTACGAGCAATTACGTCGGCTTTGTGGTGACAGCTCTCAACAGCTGCAAAGAAACAAGTGCCACACAACTGATCCAGTCAATAGAAAATGCACTGCTGGACATTAGGACCCTGCTGGAACAATCTCAAAGTGTCTAA
- the LOC133995100 gene encoding nuclear receptor subfamily 5 group A member 2-like: protein MEYRHDVDVEELCPVCGDKVSGYHYGLLTCESCKGFFKRTVQNNKKYICAENQECRIDQTQRKRCPFCRFQKCLHVGMRLEDRMRGGRNKFGPMYKRDRALKQQRKALIQAGGFRMESSPPLVSSAHQRDSTYTAGLHPLPILSTTPLPTAQNDCISYQIPSLFTLLPSNSPGATQYQCTSSTFSNWTVKSEHTNICTSSPDSAAGIYTDSDEVYSRPFSPHGPMMPQLVMEFMRCDTDELQLRNKISARLQQEQSGCEKHKNLNTFSLMCLMADQTLFSIVEWARRSIFFKQLKVTDQMKLLHSCWSELLLLDIISRQVLHYKEDSVLLITGQELELSAIASHANPTLASLVQRGQELVERLTILKVDREEFACIKFLLLFNPDVKQLEDHPFIESVQEQAEGALLEYTLCTSSQSLGRFSHLLMFLSELRSLSTLAEDYLYCKHLSGEVPCNNLLIEMLHAKRSWA, encoded by the exons ATGGAGTACAGACATGATGTTGATGTGGAGGAGCTGTGTCCAGTCTGTGGAGATAAAGTCTCTGGATATCACTACGGTCTGCTGACCTGCGAAAGCTGCAAG GGCTTTTTCAAAAGAACGGTTCAAAACAACAAGAAGTATATCTGTGCAGAAAACCAGGAGTGCAGAATTGATCAAACTCAGAGGAAACGGTGTCCCTTCTGCAGGTTCCAAAAGTGTCTTCATGTTGGCATGCGACtggaag ATCGCATGCGAGGAGGCCGAAACAAGTTTGGCCCCATGTACAAACGTGATCGAGCTCTCAAGCAGCAGAGAAAGGCTTTGATACAAGCCGGCGGATTCAGAATGGAGAGCAGTCCACCTCTGGTCTCCTCAGCCCACCAGAGAGACTCTACCTATACTGCCGGCCTCCACCCTCTTCCCATCCTCAGCACCACCCCACTACCCACAGCACAGAATGACTGCATCAGCTACCAAATACCATCACTGTTTACACTCCTGCCCTCCAACTCACCTGGCGCCACCCAGTACCAGTGCACCTCCTCCACCTTTTCAAACTGGACCGTCAAGTCAGAGCACACCAACATCTGTACAAGTTCACCAGACTCCGCCGCGGGAATCTACACGGACTCAGATGAGGTGTACTCGAGACCTTTTTCTCCACATGGTCCCATGATGCCTCAGCTGGTGATGGAGTTTATGCGCTGTGATACAGATGAGCTACAGCTGCGGAATAAGATTAGTGCTCGCCTACAGCAGGAGCAGAGCGGCTGTGAGAAACACAAGAACCTCAACACCTTCAGCTTGATGTGCCTCATGGCTGACCAGACACTGTTCTCCATCGTGGAGTGGGCTCGCAGATCCATCTTCTTCAAACAGCTGAAG GTGACCGACCAGATGAAGTTGCTTCACAGCTGCTGGAGTGAACTGCTGCTCCTAGACATCATCTCCAGACAGGTCCTACACTACAAAGAGGACAGTGTGCTCCTGATCACTGGACAGGAA TTGGAGCTGTCAGCCATAGCTTCTCATGCCAATCCCACCTTGGCCAGCTTGGTCCAGAGAGGACAGGAGCTAGTTGAAAGGCTCACAATTCTAAAGGTGGACCGTGAAGAGTTTGCCTGCATTaaattcctcctcctctttaatCCAG ATGTGAAACAGCTTGAAGACCATCCATTCATAGAGAGTGTCCAGGAGCAGGCTGAAGGAGCTCTGCTGGAGTACACACTGTGCACCTCCTCTCAGAGCCTCGGACGGTTTTCTCATCTGCTGATGTTTTTGTCAGAATTACGCTCGCTCAGCACCCTCGCTGAAGATTACCTGTACTGCAAACACCTGAGTGGTGAGGTGCCCTGCAATAACCTGCTCATTGAGATGCTCCACGCCAAGCGCAGCTGGGCATGA